A genomic region of Persephonella marina EX-H1 contains the following coding sequences:
- a CDS encoding DUF2190 family protein, with protein sequence MLKYERDDRVLVKNTGTSDITANSLVKIGNWVGVAYTDIPAGQEGIIMTRGVFELPVADPTVAIASGDLLQYDGNGGVKPYDSADTTNPKIGKAFAGKAAGETKVLVTLMPELY encoded by the coding sequence ATGCTTAAGTATGAAAGAGATGACAGGGTTTTAGTTAAAAACACAGGAACTTCTGATATAACTGCGAATTCTCTTGTGAAGATTGGAAATTGGGTTGGGGTTGCTTATACAGATATACCTGCAGGGCAGGAAGGAATAATTATGACAAGAGGTGTTTTTGAACTTCCTGTAGCAGATCCTACTGTTGCAATAGCATCAGGGGACTTGCTCCAATACGATGGAAATGGTGGTGTAAAACCTTACGATTCTGCTGATACCACTAACCCCAAAATAGGGAAAGCTTTCGCTGGCAAAGCAGCAGGTGAAACTAAAGTTTTAGTAACACTTATGCCAGAACTTTATTAA